From a single Pseudorasbora parva isolate DD20220531a chromosome 17, ASM2467924v1, whole genome shotgun sequence genomic region:
- the dync2li1 gene encoding cytoplasmic dynein 2 light intermediate chain 1, translating to MPKINSDTLWDVAAAEVRGRENRTDEEDAEEDAHSLTQRTVFFMGSKAGGKTTILLRFLDRDEAAKPTLALEYTFGRRARGHNTPKDIAHLWELGGGISLSDLVQIPITIDNVSSLSVVLVLDLSKPNALWETMERLLGSARSQVEKVCAIIQKTGESRSGKQRVPRILHKDYPDRELISPFPVPLLIIGSKFDIFQDFDSEKRKVICKTLRFLAHFYGASLIFTSSKSESTMSKSRSFVNQLAFGTERPKSISTDPSKPLAVPAGSDSLSQIGPPVSSDIDIGSLHAKNPLDLWKKVFERVFPFENTKERKELKDPAKDPQYSEPLIDSIRAQKDQELEQYKREQAKSWKSLVLDS from the exons ATGCCTAAAATAAA TTCGGACACATTATGGGACGTTGCTGCAGCGGAAGTGCGTGGCAGAGAGAACAGGACTGATGAAGAGGATGCAGAAGAGGACGCACACTCCCTCACACAGAGAACAGTCTTCTTTATGGGCAGTAAAGCAGGG GGCAAAACAACAATATTACTGCGGTTTCTTGACAG AGATGAAGCAGCTAAACCTACTCTTGCACTGGAGTACACTTTTGGTAGACGAGCAAGAGGGCATAATACG CCTAAAGACATTGCACATCTGTGGGAATTGGGAGGTGGTATCTCCTTATCTGACCTTGTTCAGATTCCTATCACGATTGACAATGTCAG TTCTTTATCTGTAGTACTTGTTCTGGATCTGTCTAAACCTAATGCTCTGTGGGAGACCATGGAAAGGCTGCTCGGATCAGCTCGAAGTCAGGTGGAAAAAGTGTGTGCCATCATCCAGAAGACAGGAGAATCCAGATCAGGCAAACAACGAGTCCCACGAATCCTCCACAAGGACTATCCG GACCGAGAGCTCATCAGCCCTTTCCCTGTTCCGCTTCTCATAATTGGCAGCAAATTTGACATCTTTCAG GACTTTGATTCTGAGAAGAGGAAGGTGATTTGTAAGACTCTGCGCTTCTTAGCCCACTTCTATGGAGCGTCATTAATC TTCACCAGTAGCAAGTCAGAATCCACGATGTCTAAAAGCAGGAGTTTTGTTAATCAGCTGGCATTTGGGACTGAAAGACC AAAGTCTATCTCTACAGACCCTAGCAAACCTCTGGCTGTTCCAGCAGGATCAGACTCCCTCAGTCAGATCG GTCCCCCAGTTTCCTCTGACATTGATATTGGGAGCCTACATGCCAAAAATCCCTTAGATCTTTGGAAGAAAGTTTTTGAAAGGGTTTTCCCATTTGAG AACACCAAGGAACGCAAAGAGCTGAAAGACCCTGCCAAAGACCCCCAGTACAGTGAGCCTCTAATAGACTCTATCAGAGCCCAGAAAGACCAG GAGCTGGAGCAATACAAGAGAGAACAAGCAAAGTCCTGGAAAAGTTTGGTTCTAGATTCATAG
- the abcg5 gene encoding ATP-binding cassette sub-family G member 5 isoform X1 — protein sequence MSRSYSLQDDFQKNGLNGSFKMVSETGTARPNPDCTDPSCCLSVSKVSYTVSERVGPWWDLSSFRKKWTRQILNEVSFHVDSGQIMGILGNSGSGKTTLLDAIAGRIGNSGNLLGEIFVNGRKLKREQFQDCFSYVLQSDNLLSYLTVEETLTYTAQLSLRKHSARAIRKKVTAVMAELSLGHVAHSVIGGRIFPGISGGERRRVSIASQLLQDPKVILLDEPTTGLDSMTANQIVMLLAELARRDRIVIVTIHQPRSELFRIFNQIAIMSRGELVFCGQPEEMVDFFSSCGYECPEYCNPFDIYVDLTSVDTRCSEREAATYSRMHGITSAYQNSEIYKRMLGRIEQICQRPDKTMIPFKSKESPNCLSKLNVLLRRTVRNVSRDRMGILMRLSQNLIYGLFIAFFVTKLGKDVTKGAVQDRIGIIYQAMGASPYTGMLNAVALFPALRAIADQESKDGLYQKWQMFLAYIIHILPFSIISVFIFTSFLYWVVGMNPDPLRFLCFSAVVMVPHIVGELLTLVLLGVVQDPNMVNSGVALLNIAGIMVGSGFLRGFKQMPVVFQWLSYLTFQKYGCELLIVTEFYGLNFTCTPLAGLPGACLVDSGNMIIEEGYPGALSRYTQDFLLLYAFLPALVILGIISFKIRDHLIRR from the exons ATGAGTCGATCTTATTCCTTGCAGGACGATTTCCAGAAGAATGGGTTGAATGGGTCTTTTAAGATGGTGTCAGAGACTGGGACGGCCCGTCCAAACCCAGACTGCACAGATCCGTCATGCTGCCTGAGCGTCAGTAAAGTGTCCTATACTGTGAG TGAACGCGTAGGACCCTGGTGGGACCTTTCATCTTTTAGAAAAAAGTGGACAAGGCAAATACTGAATGAAGTGTCATTTCATGTGGACAGTGGGCAGATAATGGGAATTCTGGGAAACTCAG GCTCTGGCAAGACCACTCTGTTAGATGCTATAGCAGGGCGAATTGGAAATTCTGGGAACCTTCTGGGAGAGATTTTTGTGAATGGAAGAAAGCTAAAAAGAGAGCAGTTTCAAGACTGTTTCTCTTATGTTCTTCAG agtgACAATCTCTTGAGCTACCTGACTGTGGAGGAGACTCTGACATACACTGCTCAACTTTCTTTGAGAAAACACTCTGCTCGGGCCATACGCAAGAAG GTAACCGCTGTCATGGCAGAGTTGAGTTTGGGACATGTGGCTCACAGTGTGATTGGAGGCCGCATTTTCCCAGGTATTTCTGGTGGAGAGAGAAGGAGGGTCTCCATTGCTAGCCAGCTGCTTCAGGACCCAA AGGTGATTCTCCTGGATGAGCCAACCACAGGACTGGACAGCATGACGGCTAATCAGATAGTGATGCTGCTGGCTGAGCTGGCCAGAAGAGATCGAATAGTCATAGTCACCATCCACCAGCCCCGTTCAGAACTATTCCGA ATCTTTAACCAAATAGCAATCATGAGCCGAGgggaactggtgttctgtgggCAGCCTGAAGAGATGGTTGATTTCTTCAGCAGCTGCGGATACGAGTGTCCTGAGTACTGCAACCCCTTTGATATTTATG TTGATCtgacttctgtggacacacgcTGCAGCGAGAGGGAAGCCGCCACCTACAGCCGCATGCACGGCATCACATCAGCCTACCAGAACTCAGAGATCTACAAAAGAATGCTGGGAAGGATCGAGCAAATTTGCCAGAGACCAGACAAAACCATGATCCCCTTCAAAAGCAAGGAGTCCCCCAATTGCCTGTCCAAACTGAATGTCCTCCTGAG GCGGACCGTGCGTAATGTGTCTCGTGACAGGATGGGCATTCTCATGCGCCTCTCTCAGAATCTCATCTATGGCCTCtttattgctttttttgtcacGAAGCTGGGTAAGGATGTAACAAAAGGTGCTGTGCAGGACAGAATCGGCATAATCTACCAAGCTATGGGTGCATCGCCATATACCGGCATGCTGAATGCTGTAGCTCTAT TTCCTGCTTTAAGGGCCATTGCTGACCAGGAGAGTAAAGATGGCTTGTACCAGAAATGGCAGATGTTTCTGGCATACATCATCCATATCCTGCCCTTCAGTATTATCAGTGTGTTCATCTTCACCTCTTTCCTGTATTG GGTTGTTGGGATGAACCCAGATCCCCTGCGCTTCCTGTGTTTTTCAGCAGTGGTCATGGTACCTCACATCGTAGGTGAACTTTTAACGCTGGTCTTGTTGGGTGTCGTTCAAGACCCCAATATGGTCAACAGTGGGGTCGCTCTGCTCAATATAGCTGGAATCATGGTGGGCTCTGGATTTCTAAG GGGTTTTAAACAAATGCCTGTAGTATTCCAGTGGCTGAGTTATCTAACTTTCCAGAAGTACGGCTGTGAGCTCCTTATCGTCACTGAGTTCTATGGCCTAAACTTCACCTGCA CCCCTTTAGCTGGTTTGCCAGGAGCTTGTCTGGTAGACAGTGGAAATATGATCATAGAAGAAGGTTATCCTGGAGCTCTCTCACGTTACACACAAGACTTCCTCCTGCTCTACGCCTTCCTGCCTGCGCTCGTGATACTGGGCATCATCAGCTTCAAGATACGAGACCACCTCATCAGACGCTAA
- the abcg5 gene encoding ATP-binding cassette sub-family G member 5 isoform X2 yields MSRSYSLQDDFQKNGLNGSFKMVSETGTARPNPDCTDPSCCLSVSKVSYTVSERVGPWWDLSSFRKKWTRQILNEVSFHVDSGQIMGILGNSGSGKTTLLDAIAGRIGNSGNLLGEIFVNGRKLKREQFQDCFSYVLQSDNLLSYLTVEETLTYTAQLSLRKHSARAIRKKVTAVMAELSLGHVAHSVIGGRIFPGISGGERRRVSIASQLLQDPKVILLDEPTTGLDSMTANQIVMLLAELARRDRIVIVTIHQPRSELFRIFNQIAIMSRGELVFCGQPEEMVDFFSSCGYECPEYCNPFDIYVDLTSVDTRCSEREAATYSRMHGITSAYQNSEIYKRMLGRIEQICQRPDKTMIPFKSKESPNCLSKLNVLLRRTVRNVSRDRMGILMRLSQNLIYGLFIAFFVTKLGKDVTKGAVQDRIGIIYQAMGASPYTGMLNAVALFPALRAIADQESKDGLYQKWQMFLAYIIHILPFSIISVFIFTSFLYWVVGMNPDPLRFLCFSAVVMVPHIVGELLTLVLLGVVQDPNMVNSGVALLNIAGIMVGSGFLRGFKQMPVVFQWLSYLTFQKYGCELLIVTEFYGLNFTCRG; encoded by the exons ATGAGTCGATCTTATTCCTTGCAGGACGATTTCCAGAAGAATGGGTTGAATGGGTCTTTTAAGATGGTGTCAGAGACTGGGACGGCCCGTCCAAACCCAGACTGCACAGATCCGTCATGCTGCCTGAGCGTCAGTAAAGTGTCCTATACTGTGAG TGAACGCGTAGGACCCTGGTGGGACCTTTCATCTTTTAGAAAAAAGTGGACAAGGCAAATACTGAATGAAGTGTCATTTCATGTGGACAGTGGGCAGATAATGGGAATTCTGGGAAACTCAG GCTCTGGCAAGACCACTCTGTTAGATGCTATAGCAGGGCGAATTGGAAATTCTGGGAACCTTCTGGGAGAGATTTTTGTGAATGGAAGAAAGCTAAAAAGAGAGCAGTTTCAAGACTGTTTCTCTTATGTTCTTCAG agtgACAATCTCTTGAGCTACCTGACTGTGGAGGAGACTCTGACATACACTGCTCAACTTTCTTTGAGAAAACACTCTGCTCGGGCCATACGCAAGAAG GTAACCGCTGTCATGGCAGAGTTGAGTTTGGGACATGTGGCTCACAGTGTGATTGGAGGCCGCATTTTCCCAGGTATTTCTGGTGGAGAGAGAAGGAGGGTCTCCATTGCTAGCCAGCTGCTTCAGGACCCAA AGGTGATTCTCCTGGATGAGCCAACCACAGGACTGGACAGCATGACGGCTAATCAGATAGTGATGCTGCTGGCTGAGCTGGCCAGAAGAGATCGAATAGTCATAGTCACCATCCACCAGCCCCGTTCAGAACTATTCCGA ATCTTTAACCAAATAGCAATCATGAGCCGAGgggaactggtgttctgtgggCAGCCTGAAGAGATGGTTGATTTCTTCAGCAGCTGCGGATACGAGTGTCCTGAGTACTGCAACCCCTTTGATATTTATG TTGATCtgacttctgtggacacacgcTGCAGCGAGAGGGAAGCCGCCACCTACAGCCGCATGCACGGCATCACATCAGCCTACCAGAACTCAGAGATCTACAAAAGAATGCTGGGAAGGATCGAGCAAATTTGCCAGAGACCAGACAAAACCATGATCCCCTTCAAAAGCAAGGAGTCCCCCAATTGCCTGTCCAAACTGAATGTCCTCCTGAG GCGGACCGTGCGTAATGTGTCTCGTGACAGGATGGGCATTCTCATGCGCCTCTCTCAGAATCTCATCTATGGCCTCtttattgctttttttgtcacGAAGCTGGGTAAGGATGTAACAAAAGGTGCTGTGCAGGACAGAATCGGCATAATCTACCAAGCTATGGGTGCATCGCCATATACCGGCATGCTGAATGCTGTAGCTCTAT TTCCTGCTTTAAGGGCCATTGCTGACCAGGAGAGTAAAGATGGCTTGTACCAGAAATGGCAGATGTTTCTGGCATACATCATCCATATCCTGCCCTTCAGTATTATCAGTGTGTTCATCTTCACCTCTTTCCTGTATTG GGTTGTTGGGATGAACCCAGATCCCCTGCGCTTCCTGTGTTTTTCAGCAGTGGTCATGGTACCTCACATCGTAGGTGAACTTTTAACGCTGGTCTTGTTGGGTGTCGTTCAAGACCCCAATATGGTCAACAGTGGGGTCGCTCTGCTCAATATAGCTGGAATCATGGTGGGCTCTGGATTTCTAAG GGGTTTTAAACAAATGCCTGTAGTATTCCAGTGGCTGAGTTATCTAACTTTCCAGAAGTACGGCTGTGAGCTCCTTATCGTCACTGAGTTCTATGGCCTAAACTTCACCTGCA GAGGTTGA
- the abcg8 gene encoding ATP-binding cassette sub-family G member 8: MSDQSVFHSGDSFSSREKTQSRGRDTLFSSSEEDSSLYFTYSGGRNEIEVRNLNYELDTAAQIPWYERLSEFKMPWEMHSNKQTVIKDLNLRVHSGQMLAVIGSSGCGKTSLLDIITCRDEGGSMNSGAILINGKPSTRSLVKKSIAHVRQDDRLLPHLTVRETLAFVAKLRLPAHFTQEQRDQRVDEVIAELRLRQCAHTRVGNEYVRGVSGGERRRVSIAVQLLWNPGILILDEPTSGLDSFTAHNLVITLYRLARGNRLVLLSVHQPRSDIFQLFDLVVLLSSGSAVYCGQAKDMVPYFTALGYPCPRFCNPSDYYVDLISIDRRSPEKEAQCLEKSRTLAAQFVEKVKNTEDFMWKSEDCGPPALDTTQSVPPVSTNESVVTVSKQKDRLPGKVHQFTILIRRQVFNNYRDLVTLVVHGLEALLMSLLIGFLYFGAEDVGLSIQDTVALLYMIGALTPFAVVLDVIAKCHSERAMLYHELEDGMYSVTSYFFAKVLGELPEHCAFTLVYGVPIYWLAGLNSAPERFLLNFLLVWLMVYCSRCMALFVAAALPTLQTSSFMGNALFTVFYLTAGFVISLENMWLVASWFSYISFMRWGFEGMLQVQFRGTRLPISIGNLTVEFDGIKVVEMMNMNQYPLYSCYLVLIAVAFVFILLYYLSLRFIKQKSSQDW, translated from the exons ATGTCAGACCAGAGTGTTTTCCATTCAGGAGACAGCTTCAGCTCTAGAGAAAAGACACAGAGCAGG GGTCGAGACACTCTTTTCTCATCTTCAGAGGAGGACAGCAGTCTGTATTTCACTTACAGCGGAGGTCGCAATGAAATAGAAGTCCGCAATCTGAACTATGAG CTGGACACAGCGGCACAGATACCCTGGTATGAGAGGCTGTCCGAGTTTAAGATGCCCTGGGAGATGCACAGCAACAAGCAAACGGTTATAAAGGATCTAAACCTGCGTGTGCACAGTGGCCAAATGCTTGCTGTCATTGGCAGCTCGG GTTGTGGGAAGACCTCCTTACTGGACATCATAACATGTCGAGATGAGGGTGGCTCCATGAATTCAGGAGCGATTCTGATCAACGGAAAACCTTCCACACGTTCCCTGGTGAAGAAAAGCATTGCTCACGTGCGGCAGGATGACCGCTTGTTACCTCATCTCACTGTACGAGAGACGCTGGCTTTTGTGGCAAAACTGCGGCTGCCTGCACACTTCACACAGGAACAGAGAGATCAGCGG GTAGATGAAGTCATTGCGGAGCTGCGCCTGAGGCAGTGCGCCCACACACGCGTGGGGAATGAGTATGTGCGGGGAGTGTCAGGTGGCGAGAGGAGGAGGGTCAGCATCGCTGTACAGCTACTCTGGAATCCAG GTATTCTCATCCTAGATGAACCTACTTCAGGTCTGGACAGCTTCACGGCCCATAATTTGGTTATTACATTGTACCGTCTGGCTCGCGGGAACCGCCTGGTGTTGCTGTCAGTCCATCAGCCTCGCTCGGATATCTTTCAGCTCTTTGACCTGGTGGTGCTCCTGTCTTCTGGTTCAGCCGTGTACTGCGGTCAGGCCAAAGACATGGTTCCTTACTTCACTGCTCTTGGGTACCCGTGTCCAAGGTTCTGCAACCCCTCTGACTACTACG TGGACTTGATAAGCATTGATAGGCGCAGTCCTGAAAAAGAAGCACAATGTTTGGAGAAATCCAGGACGTTAGCAGCCCAGTTTGTAGAGAAGGTAAAGAACACAGAGGATTTCATGTGGAAATCAGAAGATTGTGGTCCTCCAGCACTGGACACCACTCAAAG TGTTCCTCCTGTCTCGACAAACGAATCAGTGGTCACAGTTTCCAAGCAGAAGGATCGCCTGCCGGGAAAAGTGCATCAGTTCACAATCCTAATCAG GCGGCAGGTATTTAACAATTACCGAGACCTTGTGACGCTGGTGGTTCATGGTTTGGAAGCCTTGCTGATGTCACTGCTCATTGGTTTCCTTtacttcggagctgaggatgtGGGTCTTTCTATTCAAGATACAGTGGCTTTGCTCTACATGATTGGAGCTCTAACACCCTTTGCTGTGGTGCTGGACGTCATCGCAAAGT gtcATTCAGAAAGAGCCATGCTTTACCATGAACTAGAAGATGGCATGTACTCGGTCACCTCATACTTTTTTGCCAAG GTCCTTGGTGAGCTGCCAGAGCACTGCGCCTTTACACTGGTATACGGTGTGCCCATCTACTGGTTGGCTGGGCTCAACAGCGCTCCTGAGCGCTTCCTTCTCAACTTCCTGTTGGTGTGGCTGATGGTGTATTGCAGTCGCTGCATGGCCCTATTTGTGGCGGCAGCCCTCCCAACATTGCAGACCTCGTCTTTCATGGGGAATGCTCTCTTCACTGTCTTCTACTTGACTGCTGGCTTTGTCATTAGTCTGGAAAACATGTGGCTAG TGGCATCTTGGTTTTCCTACATATCTTTCATGCGCTGGGGTTTTGAGGGAATGCTGCAGGTTCAGTTCCGTGGGACCAGACTCCCAATCTCTATCGGAAACCTCACTGTAGAATTTGATGGTATTAAG GTCGTGGAGATGATGAACATGAACCAGTATCCGCTGTATTCCTGCTACCTGGTGCTTATTGCTGTCGCTTTCGTTTTCATACTGCTCTATTATCTGTCACTCCGATTCATTAAACAGAAATCCAGTCAGGATTGGTGA